Proteins encoded by one window of Porphyrobacter sp. YT40:
- a CDS encoding UDP-glucose/GDP-mannose dehydrogenase family protein, whose translation MKIAMVGSGYVGLVSGACFADFGHDVVCIDKDQGKIDRLHAGVMPIYEPGLDALVDTNVKAGRLSFTTDLGEGIAGAAAIFIAVGTPSRRGDGHADLTFVYEVAREVGEKLSGPAVIVTKSTVPVGTGDEVERIIRETGTAHQFAVVSNPEFLREGAAIGDFKRPDRIVIGAEDDFGREVMREVYRPLFLNESPILFTSRRTSELIKYAANAFLATKITFINEMADLCEKVGANVQDVSRGIGMDNRIGSKFLHAGPGYGGSCFPKDTLALLKTAEDYDSPTRIVEAVVKVNDSRKRAMGRKVVDALGGPEAARGKKAALLGLTFKPNTDDMRDSPAIAVAQTLMDAGVAVAAFDPEGMEQAKPLLPQVTMCANAYEAIEGADVVVIVTEWDAFRALDLRRVKALANAPVMVDLRNIYKPEDMRAAGFTYVSVGRG comes from the coding sequence ATGAAGATTGCGATGGTGGGTTCGGGCTATGTCGGGCTCGTGTCGGGGGCGTGCTTTGCCGATTTCGGGCATGACGTGGTCTGCATCGACAAGGATCAGGGCAAGATCGACCGGCTCCATGCCGGGGTGATGCCGATCTACGAGCCGGGGCTCGATGCGCTGGTCGACACCAATGTGAAGGCGGGGCGTCTCAGCTTCACCACCGATCTGGGCGAAGGCATCGCGGGCGCGGCGGCGATCTTCATCGCGGTCGGCACGCCCAGCCGCCGGGGCGACGGCCATGCCGATCTCACCTTCGTCTACGAAGTCGCACGTGAAGTCGGCGAGAAGCTGTCCGGCCCGGCGGTGATCGTGACCAAGTCGACCGTCCCCGTCGGGACCGGCGACGAGGTCGAGCGCATCATCCGCGAGACGGGAACGGCCCACCAGTTCGCGGTCGTCTCCAACCCCGAATTCCTGCGCGAAGGCGCGGCGATCGGCGATTTCAAGCGCCCCGACCGCATCGTCATCGGCGCCGAGGACGACTTCGGCCGCGAGGTGATGCGCGAGGTCTATCGCCCGCTGTTCCTCAATGAATCGCCGATCCTGTTCACCAGCCGCCGCACCAGCGAGCTGATCAAATATGCGGCCAACGCCTTCCTCGCGACCAAGATCACCTTCATCAACGAGATGGCGGACCTGTGCGAGAAGGTCGGCGCGAACGTGCAGGATGTGTCTCGCGGGATCGGGATGGACAACCGCATCGGCTCGAAGTTCCTCCACGCGGGGCCGGGCTATGGCGGAAGCTGTTTCCCCAAGGACACGCTGGCGCTGCTCAAGACCGCCGAAGATTACGACAGTCCGACCCGGATCGTCGAGGCCGTGGTCAAGGTCAACGACAGCCGCAAGCGGGCGATGGGCCGCAAGGTGGTCGATGCGCTCGGCGGGCCCGAGGCAGCACGCGGCAAGAAGGCGGCGCTGCTGGGCCTGACCTTCAAGCCCAACACCGACGACATGCGCGACAGCCCGGCGATTGCCGTGGCGCAGACGCTGATGGACGCAGGCGTCGCGGTGGCGGCCTTCGACCCCGAAGGCATGGAGCAGGCAAAGCCCCTTCTTCCGCAAGTGACCATGTGCGCCAATGCCTACGAAGCTATCGAAGGCGCCGATGTGGTGGTGATCGTCACCGAATGGGACGCCTTCCGCGCGCTCGACCTGCGCCGCGTCAAGGCGTTGGCGAACGCCCCGGTGATGGTGGACCTGCGCAACATCTACAAGCCCGAGGACATGCGCGCGGCGGGCTTCACCTATGTCAGCGTCGGGCGGGGCTGA
- a CDS encoding histidine phosphotransferase family protein, translated as MISQTDLAAMLCSRLCHDMLSPVGALANGLELLADEQDPQMRARCMELLEQSAKISTDKLKFFRLAFGAAGGFGEAIPIEEAKSVIDALASDAKRVEVNWAIVEPSLPKPAVKVLLNLAQIALDALVRGGTLDIGAERRDGAVEIVARARGDRIAFDETIGRALQGDLAEAEITSRTAAAHMISVLAEEMEGGLQYKLGDGALVLGAVLPEPEGMIG; from the coding sequence ATGATCTCCCAGACCGACCTTGCAGCCATGCTGTGTTCGCGCCTGTGCCACGATATGCTCTCGCCGGTCGGCGCGCTCGCCAACGGGCTGGAACTGCTCGCCGACGAGCAAGATCCACAGATGCGCGCGCGCTGCATGGAATTGCTCGAACAGTCGGCGAAAATCAGCACCGACAAGCTCAAGTTCTTCCGCCTCGCTTTCGGCGCGGCCGGGGGCTTTGGCGAGGCTATCCCGATCGAGGAAGCCAAGAGCGTGATCGACGCGCTCGCCTCCGATGCCAAGCGGGTCGAGGTCAACTGGGCGATTGTCGAGCCGAGCCTGCCCAAGCCTGCGGTGAAGGTGCTGCTCAACCTCGCGCAGATCGCGCTCGATGCGCTGGTGCGCGGCGGCACGCTCGACATCGGAGCGGAGCGGCGCGACGGGGCGGTGGAGATCGTCGCCCGCGCGCGCGGTGACCGGATCGCCTTCGACGAGACCATCGGCCGCGCGCTTCAGGGCGACCTCGCCGAAGCCGAGATCACCAGCCGCACCGCCGCCGCGCACATGATCAGCGTGCTGGCCGAGGAGATGGAGGGCGGCCTCCAGTACAAGCTCGGCGATGGCGCGCTGGTGCTGGGCGCGGTGCTGCCCGAGCCCGAAGGCATGATCGGCTAG
- a CDS encoding RluA family pseudouridine synthase, producing METDSQQAEVLAGTIQSPARLDKALAEATGLSRARIQNLIDEGRVDVAGKTAASASAKVVAGTPFRIILAAAMPAAAQAEEIALTIAYEDAHLIVVDKPAGMVVHPAVGNITGTLVNALLHHCRGQLSGINGVARPGIVHRIDKDTSGLLVVAKSDAAHEGLAVQFAAHTVHRRYIAVCAGHPSPSEGTINARVGRSDADRKKMTVLPNNSSRGKSAITHYKVTERLQTSAVIECRLETGRTHQVRVHCASIGHPLLGDPAYGRTPKSLRPLLERLGFARQALHAAELGFVHPVTGESIRFRAELPADMAELIDQLRHCDR from the coding sequence GTGGAGACGGATTCACAGCAGGCCGAAGTGCTGGCGGGCACCATCCAATCCCCCGCCCGGCTCGACAAGGCGCTGGCCGAGGCCACGGGTCTGTCTCGCGCGCGCATCCAGAACCTGATCGACGAGGGCCGGGTCGATGTGGCGGGCAAGACCGCCGCCAGCGCCTCCGCCAAGGTCGTCGCCGGCACGCCGTTCCGCATCATCCTTGCCGCCGCCATGCCCGCCGCCGCGCAAGCAGAGGAGATCGCGCTCACCATCGCTTACGAAGACGCGCATCTGATCGTGGTCGACAAGCCTGCGGGCATGGTCGTCCATCCGGCGGTGGGGAACATCACCGGCACGCTGGTCAATGCGCTGCTGCACCATTGCCGGGGCCAGCTGTCGGGCATCAACGGTGTGGCGCGGCCCGGCATCGTCCACCGGATCGACAAGGACACCTCCGGCCTGCTGGTGGTCGCCAAGTCCGACGCCGCGCATGAAGGGCTCGCGGTGCAATTCGCCGCGCACACCGTCCACCGCCGCTATATCGCGGTCTGTGCCGGGCATCCCTCGCCTTCCGAAGGCACCATCAACGCCCGCGTCGGGCGGTCGGACGCGGACCGAAAGAAAATGACGGTGCTGCCCAACAATTCCTCGCGCGGGAAATCGGCGATCACCCATTACAAGGTCACTGAACGGCTGCAGACGTCCGCCGTGATCGAATGCCGGCTGGAAACCGGGCGCACCCACCAGGTGCGTGTTCACTGCGCGTCAATCGGCCATCCGCTATTGGGAGACCCTGCCTATGGCCGTACCCCCAAATCCCTCCGCCCCCTGCTCGAGCGACTCGGCTTCGCCCGGCAGGCCCTGCACGCCGCCGAGCTTGGCTTTGTCCATCCCGTGACCGGCGAGTCGATCCGTTTTCGCGCGGAATTGCCCGCCGATATGGCGGAACTTATCGACCAATTGCGGCATTGTGATCGATGA
- a CDS encoding SDR family oxidoreductase, whose product MKKSGNTIILTGGGSGIGREMARQWHDWGNTVIIAGRTMESLRETAEGRENIHCLELDVGDPASIAQFVKAVMADFPAANVLVNNAGIMIYEDVTGARDLTDAENTVTINLLGPIRVIDALVDHLAAQKDAAIVNVTSGLAFVPMPKAATYCATKAALHSYTLSLRARLEGKIEVIEVAPPGVQTELTPGQSEREEYMPLDAFITETMAQFEAAETPEEVLTQQVRFLRDAEAEGRFDEAFAMLKSR is encoded by the coding sequence ATGAAGAAAAGCGGCAACACCATCATCCTCACCGGCGGCGGCAGCGGGATCGGGCGCGAAATGGCGCGGCAGTGGCACGATTGGGGCAACACCGTGATCATCGCCGGGCGCACGATGGAATCGCTGCGCGAAACAGCCGAGGGCCGTGAAAACATCCATTGCCTAGAGCTCGACGTCGGCGATCCCGCATCGATCGCCCAATTCGTCAAGGCCGTGATGGCCGATTTCCCGGCAGCGAACGTGCTGGTGAACAATGCCGGGATCATGATCTACGAGGACGTGACCGGCGCGCGCGACCTGACCGATGCCGAGAACACGGTCACCATAAACCTGCTCGGGCCGATCCGCGTAATCGACGCGCTGGTCGACCACCTTGCAGCGCAGAAGGACGCCGCGATTGTCAATGTCACGTCCGGCCTCGCCTTCGTCCCCATGCCCAAGGCCGCCACCTATTGTGCAACCAAGGCGGCGCTCCACAGCTATACCCTGTCGCTGCGGGCGCGGCTGGAAGGCAAGATCGAAGTGATCGAGGTCGCCCCGCCGGGCGTGCAGACCGAGCTCACGCCCGGCCAGTCGGAGCGTGAGGAATATATGCCGCTCGACGCGTTCATCACGGAGACGATGGCGCAATTCGAAGCGGCGGAAACGCCTGAAGAGGTGCTGACGCAGCAGGTGCGCTTCTTGCGCGATGCCGAAGCGGAAGGGCGCTTCGACGAGGCTTTCGCGATGCTGAAGTCGCGCTGA
- a CDS encoding N-acetylmuramoyl-L-alanine amidase encodes MVVLHYTEMKPVETALERMCDPSASVSAHYCITEEGEVIRLVPEDRRAWHAGASFWRGIPDVNSASIGIELDHPGHGLGYRPFAEAQIDALIPLLARIVKQYDIPRANVVGHSDVAPMRKVDPGELFPWDRLAEYKLCLPRPACLAAGNPFPNEGSFVLALERFGYDITDQAKAVEAFERRWRPERITGVPDGEVAAILWQLLLDRDAGRTR; translated from the coding sequence ATGGTGGTGCTCCATTACACCGAGATGAAGCCGGTCGAGACCGCGCTTGAACGGATGTGCGATCCCTCGGCCAGCGTCAGCGCGCATTACTGCATCACCGAGGAAGGCGAGGTGATCCGCCTCGTTCCCGAAGACCGCCGCGCCTGGCACGCCGGGGCGAGCTTCTGGCGCGGCATTCCCGACGTGAACTCCGCGAGCATCGGGATCGAGCTTGACCATCCGGGCCACGGTCTCGGCTATCGCCCCTTCGCCGAGGCGCAGATCGACGCGCTGATCCCGCTGCTGGCGCGGATCGTGAAGCAATATGACATTCCGCGCGCCAACGTGGTGGGCCACAGCGATGTCGCCCCGATGCGGAAAGTCGATCCGGGAGAGCTGTTTCCGTGGGATCGCCTCGCCGAATACAAGCTATGCCTGCCGCGCCCGGCCTGTCTTGCGGCGGGCAATCCGTTCCCCAACGAAGGCAGCTTCGTCCTCGCGCTGGAACGTTTCGGTTATGACATCACCGATCAGGCCAAGGCAGTCGAGGCCTTCGAGCGGCGCTGGCGGCCGGAGCGCATCACCGGCGTGCCCGATGGCGAGGTGGCCGCGATCCTGTGGCAATTGCTGCTCGACCGCGACGCGGGGCGGACGCGGTGA
- a CDS encoding amidohydrolase: MRLFHLASSTFALAAAAAQPALAEDPSTRAAIEAEYDNYLEPLFLDFHANPELSYLENRTAAKMATELRAAGLTVTEGVGGTGVVGILKNGEGPLILLRADMDGLPVEEKTGLDYASKAMQTGQDGKEYPVMHACGHDVHITSMVATARRLAAMKDQWQGTLMFIVQPAEERVGGAKAMMADGLYDRFGKPDYALAFHVAADLETGKVSASEGIQYSSSDSIDIIVPGIGTHGAAPHLGKDPVYIAAQIVTALQSIDSREVSPLKPVVVTVGSFHAGSKHNIISDEAKLQVTVRANDEETRAQVIAAIERIAVNIGKANGLPDNRPVVVKVLEGTPVTNNDPELARRLNAVMQRELGAAAFEPFVQQNMGAEDFTYFVSQDTGVPGYYFAVGGTTPERIAAAKAGGPPIAGHHSPLFQIAPRESVITGTRAMVAAVLDLAGTK; the protein is encoded by the coding sequence ATGCGCCTGTTCCACCTTGCCTCCAGCACGTTCGCGCTTGCCGCCGCCGCCGCGCAGCCCGCGCTGGCCGAAGACCCGTCCACCCGGGCCGCGATCGAGGCGGAGTATGACAATTATCTCGAACCGCTGTTCCTCGATTTCCACGCAAACCCCGAGCTGTCCTACCTCGAAAACCGCACCGCCGCGAAGATGGCGACCGAGCTGCGCGCGGCGGGTCTGACGGTGACCGAAGGCGTCGGCGGCACGGGCGTGGTCGGCATCCTCAAGAACGGCGAGGGCCCGCTGATCCTGCTGCGCGCCGACATGGACGGGCTGCCGGTGGAGGAGAAGACCGGGCTCGATTACGCCTCCAAGGCGATGCAGACCGGGCAGGACGGCAAGGAATATCCGGTGATGCACGCCTGCGGGCACGATGTGCACATCACCTCGATGGTGGCGACCGCGCGGCGGCTCGCGGCGATGAAGGACCAGTGGCAGGGCACGCTGATGTTCATCGTCCAGCCTGCCGAGGAACGCGTCGGCGGGGCCAAGGCGATGATGGCCGACGGGCTCTACGACCGCTTCGGCAAGCCCGACTATGCGCTGGCCTTCCACGTCGCCGCCGATCTGGAGACGGGCAAGGTCTCCGCGTCCGAGGGCATCCAGTATTCTTCCTCGGATTCGATCGACATCATCGTGCCCGGCATCGGCACCCACGGCGCCGCGCCGCATCTGGGCAAGGACCCCGTTTATATCGCCGCGCAGATCGTGACCGCGCTGCAATCGATCGACAGCCGCGAGGTCTCTCCGCTGAAGCCGGTCGTGGTGACGGTGGGCAGCTTTCATGCCGGCTCGAAGCACAACATCATCTCCGACGAGGCCAAGCTGCAAGTCACCGTGCGCGCCAATGACGAGGAAACCCGCGCGCAGGTGATCGCCGCGATCGAGCGGATCGCGGTCAATATCGGCAAGGCCAATGGCCTGCCCGACAATCGCCCGGTGGTGGTCAAGGTGCTTGAGGGCACGCCCGTGACCAACAACGACCCCGAACTCGCCCGCCGCCTCAACGCGGTGATGCAGCGCGAGCTGGGCGCGGCGGCCTTCGAGCCCTTCGTCCAGCAGAACATGGGCGCGGAGGACTTTACCTATTTCGTGTCGCAGGACACCGGCGTGCCGGGCTACTACTTCGCGGTGGGCGGCACCACGCCCGAGCGGATCGCGGCAGCCAAGGCGGGCGGGCCGCCGATTGCCGGGCACCACTCCCCCCTGTTCCAGATCGCCCCGAGGGAGAGCGTGATCACCGGCACCCGCGCGATGGTCGCGGCGGTGCTGGATCTGGCGGGGACGAAGTAA
- a CDS encoding Mov34/MPN/PAD-1 family protein: protein MAFWAYMLHCRGGKFYTGHTDDLESRIAEHKSGRVKGWTSDRLPVELVWSQDFPTRYEAIAAERQIKGWSRAKKMALIRSDWDEVSRLAKKKNGPSTSSGRTDLEICAEVLTAIRTLAAAAHPREACGILLGTGHRITAAREAANVHPQPRTHFEIDPQALIDAHRQARSGGAQVLGYFHSHPSGPPEPSATDRACAAGDGKVWAIVAGDDVRLWRDDPEGFAPLSYNACDP from the coding sequence ATGGCGTTCTGGGCCTATATGCTTCATTGCCGTGGCGGCAAATTCTACACAGGTCATACCGATGATCTGGAAAGCCGCATAGCCGAGCACAAGTCGGGGCGGGTCAAAGGCTGGACCAGCGATCGGCTCCCGGTCGAACTCGTCTGGTCGCAGGATTTCCCGACGCGGTATGAGGCGATTGCTGCGGAAAGGCAGATCAAGGGTTGGTCGCGGGCGAAGAAGATGGCGCTGATCCGGAGCGATTGGGACGAAGTGTCGCGCTTGGCAAAAAAGAAGAACGGTCCTTCGACAAGCTCAGGACGAACGGATTTGGAGATTTGTGCAGAGGTGCTGACCGCGATCCGCACCCTTGCCGCTGCTGCCCATCCGCGCGAGGCTTGTGGCATCCTGCTCGGCACCGGCCACCGCATCACCGCAGCGCGCGAGGCGGCCAATGTCCACCCGCAGCCGCGGACCCATTTCGAGATCGACCCGCAAGCGCTGATCGACGCGCACCGGCAGGCGCGGAGCGGGGGGGCGCAAGTGCTGGGCTATTTCCACTCGCACCCCTCCGGACCGCCGGAGCCTTCCGCCACCGACCGCGCCTGTGCGGCGGGCGATGGCAAGGTCTGGGCGATCGTCGCGGGCGACGATGTGCGGCTGTGGCGCGACGACCCCGAGGGCTTTGCCCCGCTTTCCTACAACGCCTGCGATCCGTAA
- a CDS encoding cation diffusion facilitator family transporter — MPVHAHHSHDQDHGHGHGAHGHGAHGHHHHAPADFGRAFVIGIALNTGFVVVEAAAGLWYGSMALLADAGHNLSDVLALALAWVASIAAKRPAQGRFTYGYKSSTILAALANALLLAVAIGAILFETVHRLMTPQAPQAMAMIVVAGIGIAINALTAMLFAKGQEDINIRGAYLHMVADALVSLGVVVAGGAILVTGLAWIDPVVSLVIVAVIAVGTWSLARDSLTMGLLAAPEGIDPEAVRQHLSSFDGVSAVHDLHVWPMSTTEVALTAHLVMPGRPAPDSFLREVAASLEARFGVGHATLQVESGENPCALGCP; from the coding sequence ATGCCCGTCCATGCCCACCATTCCCATGATCAGGACCATGGCCACGGCCATGGCGCGCACGGGCATGGCGCGCACGGACACCACCACCACGCCCCCGCCGATTTCGGCCGCGCCTTCGTGATCGGGATCGCCCTCAACACCGGTTTCGTCGTGGTCGAGGCGGCGGCGGGGCTGTGGTACGGGTCGATGGCGCTCCTCGCCGATGCCGGGCACAACCTGTCCGACGTGCTGGCGCTGGCGCTCGCCTGGGTCGCCAGCATCGCTGCCAAGCGCCCGGCGCAGGGGCGCTTCACCTATGGCTACAAGAGCTCGACCATCCTCGCCGCGCTCGCCAATGCGCTGCTGCTGGCGGTGGCGATCGGGGCGATCCTGTTCGAGACCGTCCACCGGCTGATGACCCCGCAGGCCCCGCAGGCGATGGCGATGATCGTCGTCGCCGGGATCGGGATCGCCATCAACGCGTTGACGGCCATGCTGTTCGCGAAGGGGCAAGAGGACATCAATATCCGCGGCGCCTATCTCCACATGGTGGCCGATGCGCTGGTGTCGCTGGGCGTGGTGGTGGCGGGGGGCGCGATCCTTGTCACCGGCCTTGCCTGGATCGACCCGGTGGTGAGCCTCGTGATCGTCGCGGTGATTGCGGTCGGCACCTGGAGCCTCGCGCGTGACAGCCTCACCATGGGCCTGCTCGCCGCGCCTGAAGGGATCGACCCCGAGGCCGTCAGGCAGCATCTTTCGAGCTTCGACGGGGTGAGCGCGGTTCACGATCTCCACGTCTGGCCGATGTCGACCACCGAAGTCGCGCTGACCGCGCATCTGGTGATGCCGGGCCGCCCCGCGCCGGACAGCTTCCTGCGCGAGGTCGCCGCCTCGCTCGAAGCGCGCTTCGGGGTCGGCCATGCGACATTGCAGGTCGAAAGCGGCGAGAACCCTTGTGCGCTGGGGTGCCCGTGA
- the mtgA gene encoding monofunctional biosynthetic peptidoglycan transglycosylase: protein MILKIVRFLAKAFAGFFVLTLVLVFAFKWLPVPVTATMLMDGEGITKDWESLDNIDRNLVSAVIAAEDSRFCEHFGFDAEAIEQAMRENMEGGRIRGGSTISQQTAKNVFLWQGGGYVRKGLEAWFTLWIETVWGKRRIMEVYLNVAETGIGTYGAEAGAQRYFNHSAARLSADEASRMAAALPSPKKRSVKNPGGWLARHGNRIERRIGIVRRDGLDACVYN, encoded by the coding sequence ATGATCCTCAAAATCGTCCGCTTCCTCGCCAAGGCTTTTGCCGGCTTCTTCGTGCTGACGCTGGTGCTGGTGTTCGCCTTCAAGTGGCTGCCCGTGCCCGTCACCGCGACCATGCTGATGGACGGCGAGGGCATTACCAAGGACTGGGAAAGCCTCGACAATATCGACCGCAATCTGGTGAGCGCGGTGATCGCCGCCGAGGATTCGCGCTTCTGCGAACACTTCGGCTTCGATGCCGAGGCGATCGAACAGGCGATGCGCGAGAACATGGAAGGCGGCCGAATCCGCGGCGGATCGACGATCAGCCAGCAGACCGCCAAGAACGTCTTCCTGTGGCAGGGCGGAGGATATGTCCGCAAGGGGCTGGAGGCGTGGTTCACGCTGTGGATCGAGACCGTGTGGGGCAAGCGGCGGATCATGGAGGTTTATCTCAACGTCGCCGAGACCGGGATCGGCACCTATGGCGCCGAGGCCGGGGCGCAGCGCTATTTCAATCACTCCGCCGCGCGGCTTTCCGCCGACGAGGCCAGCCGCATGGCCGCCGCACTGCCGAGCCCCAAGAAACGCTCGGTCAAGAACCCCGGCGGATGGCTGGCGCGGCATGGCAACCGGATCGAGCGCCGGATCGGGATCGTCAGGCGTGACGGGCTCGATGCTTGCGTCTACAACTGA
- the rpoH gene encoding RNA polymerase sigma factor RpoH, translating to MAVPALSGEQSLNRYLSEIRKFPVLTAEQEYMLAKRYQEHEDPEAAAQLVSSHLRLVAKIAMGYRGYGLPVADLISEGNVGLMQGVKKFEPDRGFRLATYAMWWIKASMQEFILRSWSLVKMGTTAAQKKLFFNLRRMKKQLEAYEDTDLSPEDVTKIATDLGVPEQEVINMNRRMMMGGDGSLNTPMRGGEEGSGEWQDWLTDDRPLQDETVAEAEESQMRMEMLSEAMNSLNERERHILTERRLTEKPQTLEELSQAYDVSRERIRQIEVRAFEKLQKAMQRIAGERLLPGVA from the coding sequence ATGGCGGTCCCGGCGTTGAGCGGTGAGCAGAGCCTCAACCGCTACCTGTCGGAAATCCGCAAATTCCCGGTGCTGACGGCGGAGCAGGAATACATGCTCGCCAAGCGCTATCAGGAACATGAAGACCCGGAAGCTGCCGCGCAGCTCGTGTCCAGCCACCTGCGGCTCGTCGCGAAGATCGCGATGGGATACCGCGGCTATGGCCTGCCCGTGGCCGACCTGATCTCCGAAGGCAACGTGGGTCTGATGCAGGGCGTCAAGAAGTTCGAACCCGATCGCGGTTTCCGCCTCGCGACCTACGCGATGTGGTGGATCAAGGCCTCGATGCAGGAGTTCATCCTGCGCTCGTGGAGCCTCGTTAAGATGGGCACCACTGCGGCGCAGAAGAAGCTGTTCTTCAACCTTCGCCGGATGAAGAAGCAGCTCGAAGCCTATGAGGACACCGACCTCAGCCCCGAAGACGTGACCAAGATTGCAACCGACCTCGGCGTGCCCGAGCAGGAAGTGATCAACATGAACCGGCGGATGATGATGGGCGGCGACGGCTCGCTCAACACGCCGATGCGCGGGGGCGAGGAAGGTTCTGGCGAATGGCAGGACTGGCTGACCGACGATCGTCCCTTGCAGGACGAAACCGTCGCCGAGGCCGAGGAAAGCCAGATGCGAATGGAAATGCTTTCCGAGGCGATGAACAGCCTCAACGAGCGTGAACGCCACATCCTGACCGAGCGCCGGTTGACCGAAAAGCCGCAGACGCTCGAAGAGCTGAGCCAGGCCTACGACGTCAGCCGCGAACGCATCCGCCAGATCGAGGTGCGCGCCTTCGAAAAGCTGCAAAAGGCAATGCAGCGGATCGCGGGCGAGCGGTTGCTGCCGGGCGTCGCCTGA
- a CDS encoding pentapeptide repeat-containing protein, with amino-acid sequence MLVSLAELVALTLGLAARQPVEPVRTMGEEQIEFLAGCAANPENFAAERAGWAIIDARGMTGADSLAAALRAAPAGKRVVIYRGEFREADMRPIAARLAGGCLVDTILDGSNWEATAIPALRLVRVSLREAKAARVVWLGLSTYGANLEATDFSGATLTDMRFVSAYQGASFGDVSFRGANLTGASFACGITVDEWCINATPDLTGADLTGADISSLGLWDANMNAGAVLDDTIVSPRSLENLGAARIAGPLRLATYFTPTWPDPETTPVSVIVSADEARSLIDATRTASAEDDRASFDCAKAASAVETLICGEYASGLRRLDRELAAVWGRLQAAGKGDLADQRRWLRARGDCGEDQSCLADRYEARIAFLHGKLGPGIALSPGQSVTYHSDLLPLPEAMRSGPLYERILPVLIDMSYQRVTLTGNADGSIAAEGDAVGGNAHMCGLNSPTTRFDPATGWWTAISDIDGAAIPLFRVDGRRIHFRYSGNLGNTPVEATDVISCGARAGFDSGIDLSLQQDP; translated from the coding sequence ATGCTTGTGTCCCTTGCCGAACTCGTGGCCCTCACCCTCGGCCTCGCCGCGCGCCAGCCGGTCGAGCCTGTGCGGACGATGGGCGAGGAGCAGATCGAATTCCTCGCCGGTTGCGCGGCAAATCCCGAGAACTTCGCAGCCGAGCGGGCCGGTTGGGCAATCATCGACGCGCGCGGGATGACGGGGGCCGATAGCCTCGCCGCAGCCCTGCGTGCCGCGCCTGCGGGCAAGCGGGTGGTGATCTATCGCGGCGAATTTCGCGAGGCGGACATGCGTCCGATCGCGGCCCGGCTTGCGGGCGGGTGCCTCGTCGATACCATCCTCGACGGCAGCAACTGGGAGGCGACCGCCATCCCCGCGCTCCGGCTGGTGCGCGTATCGCTGCGGGAGGCCAAGGCCGCCCGTGTGGTCTGGCTGGGCCTCTCGACCTACGGGGCCAACCTCGAAGCTACCGATTTCAGCGGTGCGACCCTCACCGACATGCGCTTCGTCTCGGCCTATCAGGGGGCGAGCTTCGGCGATGTCAGCTTTCGCGGGGCGAACCTGACCGGTGCCAGCTTTGCCTGCGGCATCACGGTCGATGAATGGTGCATCAATGCCACGCCCGATCTCACCGGAGCCGATCTGACCGGCGCGGATATCAGCTCGCTGGGTTTGTGGGACGCGAACATGAATGCGGGCGCGGTGCTCGACGACACCATCGTCTCGCCGCGCTCGCTCGAGAATCTTGGCGCGGCGCGGATCGCTGGCCCCCTGCGGCTGGCGACGTACTTCACGCCGACCTGGCCCGACCCGGAAACGACCCCGGTCAGCGTCATCGTCAGCGCCGACGAAGCGCGAAGCCTGATCGACGCCACGCGAACCGCCAGCGCCGAGGACGACCGCGCATCCTTCGATTGCGCGAAGGCCGCGAGCGCAGTCGAAACCCTGATCTGCGGCGAATACGCCTCCGGCCTGCGCCGCCTCGACCGCGAACTCGCAGCGGTCTGGGGCAGGCTGCAAGCGGCAGGCAAGGGCGATCTGGCCGATCAGCGCCGCTGGCTGCGCGCGCGCGGCGACTGCGGCGAGGATCAGTCCTGCCTCGCGGACCGCTACGAAGCGCGCATCGCCTTCCTGCACGGAAAGCTCGGCCCCGGCATCGCGCTCTCGCCGGGCCAGAGCGTGACCTACCACAGCGACCTGCTGCCGCTGCCCGAGGCGATGCGCAGCGGGCCGCTGTATGAGCGGATTCTGCCGGTGCTGATCGACATGAGCTACCAGCGCGTTACGCTGACCGGCAATGCCGATGGCAGCATCGCGGCCGAGGGCGACGCGGTGGGCGGCAATGCGCATATGTGCGGGCTGAATTCGCCAACCACGCGGTTCGATCCGGCGACCGGTTGGTGGACCGCCATCAGCGACATCGACGGTGCGGCGATCCCGCTGTTCCGGGTCGACGGGCGGCGCATCCACTTCCGCTACAGCGGCAACCTCGGCAACACGCCTGTCGAGGCCACCGATGTCATAAGCTGCGGCGCACGGGCGGGGTTCGACAGCGGCATCGACCTGAGCCTGCAGCAGGACCCGTGA